A stretch of the Streptomyces sp. NBC_00078 genome encodes the following:
- a CDS encoding sugar phosphate isomerase/epimerase, with protein sequence MAEPVVRIPDAKVALSTASVYPESTATAFEIAARLGYDGVEVMVWTDPVSQDIDALRRLSDYHRIPVLAVHAPCLLITQRVWSTDPWAKLQRARAAAEKLGATTVVVHPPFRWQRQYARDFVSGIWRMANETDVRFAVENMYPWRYRDREMLAYAPDWDVTKEDYRHFTIDLSHSATARSDAMHMVDRMGDRLGHVHLADGRGSAKDEHLVPGRGTQPCAELLERLALTGFDGHVVIEVNTRRAMSGAEREADLAEALAFTRLHLASAVKVPRR encoded by the coding sequence ATGGCGGAGCCAGTCGTGCGCATCCCGGATGCGAAGGTCGCGCTGTCCACGGCCTCGGTGTACCCGGAGTCCACGGCGACGGCCTTCGAGATCGCCGCGCGCCTCGGGTATGACGGGGTCGAGGTCATGGTGTGGACCGACCCGGTCAGCCAGGACATCGACGCACTGCGCAGACTCAGTGACTACCACCGGATCCCGGTCCTGGCCGTGCACGCCCCCTGCCTGCTCATCACGCAACGGGTCTGGTCCACCGACCCGTGGGCCAAGCTCCAGCGCGCACGGGCGGCGGCGGAGAAGCTGGGGGCGACCACGGTCGTCGTGCACCCCCCTTTCCGCTGGCAGCGCCAGTACGCCCGCGACTTCGTGAGCGGCATCTGGCGCATGGCGAACGAGACGGACGTACGTTTCGCCGTCGAGAACATGTACCCCTGGCGCTACCGCGACCGCGAGATGCTCGCGTACGCCCCCGACTGGGACGTGACGAAGGAGGACTACCGCCACTTCACGATCGACCTCAGTCACAGCGCGACGGCCCGCTCCGACGCGATGCACATGGTCGACCGCATGGGCGACCGTCTCGGCCATGTCCATCTGGCCGACGGCAGGGGATCGGCCAAGGACGAGCATCTCGTCCCCGGGCGCGGCACCCAGCCCTGCGCCGAACTGCTGGAGCGTCTCGCCCTGACCGGCTTCGACGGCCACGTCGTCATCGAGGTGAACACCCGGCGCGCGATGTCCGGCGCGGAACGCGAGGCCGATCTGGCGGAGGCGCTGGCCTTCACGCGCCTTCATCTGGCGTCCGCGGTCAAGGTGCCCCGGCGGTGA
- a CDS encoding serine/threonine-protein kinase: MAPQQNTGAGAEAEHPAYAGHYRLESCLGSGGMGVVHLARSTSGMKLAVKVVHGQFARDPEFRGRFRQEVAAARRVSGAFTASVVDADPEAERPWMATLFIPGPTLSDHVKRNGAMPPAQLRRLMAGLAEALRDIHRVGVVHRDLKPSNVLLAEDGPKVIDFGISRPKDSELRTETGKLIGTPPFMAPEQFRRPREVGPAADVFALGSVMVHAATGRGPFDSDSPYVVAYQVVHDEPDLAGVPENLAPLVLRCLAKEPEDRPTPDELMHELRSVAASYDTQAFIPAQRAGQVPRPDPVGEPERRPARPNSRRKWILAAVTLGVVGVAALASVPLLKGAGSAAEGSTTRSGSPEAAFSGWEAKPVSADAGMPQCSSGAGRLVCAQRGVVFALDPADGSLLWRHSVAETARNGPPVVSGGLVQPLTDRRERLAALDPASGRENWQRTLSAYSGLQSAGGMLLVTGSDASVTGVDSASGHTKWKRNFAGQRDPYFASFAGDPLAYTTYTSDASDTWVTAVDPATGDVRWEARLKGDLTPVGADDGSVYFLAMDRAAGTTTAVVRYSPASRTSRRMALPVPLVDARASVRGGVVHLLAAGGSLEAVDMNTRKLLWHVEISVNRGSEPVADSRHVYVTTADGRLLAVDARKGTFAGQTPPRLGVNSGQVVASLPQPVIIGTHVYATAPDGTVFGVDARKPSAW, encoded by the coding sequence ATGGCGCCACAGCAGAACACCGGAGCGGGCGCGGAAGCGGAACATCCCGCATACGCCGGGCACTACCGTCTGGAGTCATGTCTCGGCTCGGGCGGCATGGGTGTCGTACACCTGGCCCGGAGCACCTCGGGGATGAAGCTCGCGGTAAAGGTCGTACACGGCCAGTTCGCCAGGGATCCCGAGTTCAGGGGGCGTTTTCGGCAGGAAGTGGCCGCGGCGCGCAGGGTCAGCGGTGCCTTTACGGCTTCCGTCGTGGACGCCGACCCGGAAGCCGAACGGCCCTGGATGGCCACCTTGTTCATCCCCGGTCCGACCCTTTCCGATCACGTGAAGCGGAATGGGGCGATGCCTCCGGCGCAGCTGCGCCGTCTGATGGCGGGACTCGCCGAGGCACTGCGCGACATTCACCGCGTCGGCGTCGTGCACCGGGATCTGAAGCCGAGCAATGTGCTGCTGGCCGAGGACGGTCCGAAGGTCATCGACTTCGGCATTTCTCGGCCAAAGGACAGTGAACTGCGGACCGAGACGGGCAAGTTGATCGGCACTCCGCCCTTCATGGCGCCCGAGCAGTTCAGAAGACCCCGCGAAGTCGGCCCCGCCGCCGATGTGTTCGCGCTCGGGTCCGTGATGGTCCATGCGGCGACCGGGCGCGGGCCGTTCGACTCCGACAGCCCGTACGTCGTCGCCTACCAGGTCGTGCACGACGAGCCGGACCTGGCCGGCGTACCGGAGAATCTCGCGCCGCTCGTGCTGCGTTGCCTCGCCAAGGAGCCCGAGGACCGGCCCACACCGGACGAGTTGATGCACGAGTTGCGGTCTGTCGCGGCCTCGTACGACACGCAGGCGTTCATACCGGCACAGCGCGCGGGACAGGTGCCGAGGCCCGATCCCGTCGGTGAGCCGGAGCGGCGGCCCGCCCGCCCGAACTCGCGCAGAAAGTGGATCCTGGCCGCCGTCACGCTCGGCGTCGTCGGGGTCGCGGCGCTCGCCTCGGTTCCGCTGCTGAAGGGCGCGGGCTCCGCGGCGGAGGGCAGCACCACACGGAGCGGGTCGCCCGAGGCCGCGTTCAGCGGCTGGGAGGCGAAGCCTGTTTCCGCCGACGCGGGTATGCCGCAGTGTTCGTCCGGAGCGGGACGGCTGGTGTGTGCCCAGCGCGGGGTCGTCTTCGCTCTCGATCCGGCCGACGGCAGCCTTCTGTGGCGGCACTCCGTCGCCGAGACGGCGAGGAACGGACCACCGGTCGTGTCGGGCGGTCTCGTCCAGCCGCTGACGGACCGGCGCGAGCGCCTGGCGGCGCTCGATCCCGCCTCGGGCAGGGAGAATTGGCAGCGGACCCTGTCCGCGTACAGCGGGCTGCAGAGTGCCGGCGGCATGCTCCTGGTCACCGGCTCCGACGCGTCGGTCACGGGCGTGGACAGTGCCTCGGGCCACACGAAATGGAAACGGAACTTCGCCGGTCAGCGTGATCCCTACTTCGCCTCGTTCGCCGGGGATCCCCTCGCCTACACGACGTACACCTCCGACGCGTCGGACACCTGGGTCACCGCCGTGGATCCGGCCACGGGCGACGTGCGGTGGGAGGCACGGCTGAAGGGCGACCTCACGCCCGTCGGCGCCGACGACGGATCGGTCTACTTCCTGGCCATGGACCGCGCCGCGGGCACGACGACAGCGGTCGTCCGCTACTCGCCGGCCTCACGGACCTCACGCCGGATGGCGCTCCCGGTACCGCTCGTGGATGCCCGGGCCTCCGTGCGCGGAGGCGTCGTCCATCTCCTCGCCGCCGGCGGTTCGCTGGAGGCCGTCGACATGAACACCCGAAAGCTGTTGTGGCACGTCGAGATCTCCGTGAACCGGGGTTCCGAGCCGGTCGCCGACTCCCGCCACGTGTACGTCACGACCGCCGACGGGCGCCTGCTGGCCGTGGACGCGCGCAAGGGGACTTTCGCCGGACAGACCCCGCCGCGCCTCGGCGTGAACTCGGGCCAGGTCGTGGCCTCCCTGCCCCAGCCCGTGATCATCGGCACCCACGTCTACGCCACCGCCCCCGACGGCACCGTCTTCGGCGTGGACGCCCGCAAGCCCTCCGCCTGGTGA
- the ilvD gene encoding dihydroxy-acid dehydratase: MPELRSRTVTHGRNMAGARALMRASGVPGADIGRKPIIAVANSFTEFVPGHTHLQPVGRIVSEAIVEAGGIPREFNTIAVDDGIAMGHGGMLYSLPSRDLIADSVEYMVEAHCADALICISNCDKITPGMLNAALRLNIPTVFVSGGPMESGRATLVDGTVRTLDLVDAISDAVNDKISDEDILRIEENACPTCGSCSGMFTANSMNCLTEAIGLSLPGNGSVLATHTARKQLYVDAARTVMDVTRRYYEQDDETVLPRNVATIAAFENAMALDIAMGGSTNTILHLLAAAQEAGVPFGLEEINAVSRRVPCLAKVAPNVAKNRTYYMEDVHRAGGIPALLGELHRAGLLNEDVHSVHSPSLADWLKTWDVRGGSPSPKALELWHAAPGCVRSAEAFSQSERWEALDEDAAEGCIRSAEHAYSKDGGLAVLRGNLAVDGCVVKTAGVDESIWTFEGPAVVCESQEEAVEKILNKQVTDGDVVVIRYEGPKGGPGMQEMLYPTSFLKGRGLGKTCALITDGRFSGGTSGLSIGHASPEAASGGTIALVQDGDRIRIDIPNRTIELLVDDAELARREQALGGVYAPKNRERKVSAALRAYAAMATSADKGAVRDVSKLG; the protein is encoded by the coding sequence ATGCCCGAGCTGAGGTCCCGCACAGTCACCCACGGCCGCAACATGGCGGGCGCCCGCGCCCTTATGCGCGCCTCCGGTGTACCCGGCGCGGACATCGGCCGCAAGCCGATCATCGCGGTGGCCAACTCCTTCACGGAGTTCGTGCCGGGCCACACCCACCTGCAGCCGGTCGGCCGGATCGTCAGTGAGGCGATCGTCGAGGCCGGCGGCATCCCGCGCGAGTTCAACACGATCGCCGTCGACGACGGCATCGCGATGGGACACGGGGGGATGCTCTACTCGCTCCCCTCCCGCGACCTGATCGCCGACAGCGTGGAGTACATGGTCGAGGCGCACTGCGCCGACGCCCTGATCTGCATCTCCAACTGCGACAAGATCACCCCGGGCATGCTGAACGCGGCCCTGCGTCTGAACATCCCCACGGTCTTCGTCTCCGGCGGCCCGATGGAGTCCGGCCGCGCGACGCTCGTCGACGGCACGGTCCGTACGCTCGACCTGGTCGACGCGATCTCCGACGCCGTGAACGACAAGATCTCGGACGAGGACATCCTCCGTATCGAGGAGAACGCCTGTCCGACCTGCGGCTCCTGCTCCGGCATGTTCACCGCCAACTCGATGAACTGCCTCACGGAGGCCATCGGCCTCTCGCTCCCCGGCAACGGCTCGGTCCTGGCCACCCACACGGCCCGTAAGCAGCTGTACGTCGACGCGGCCCGCACGGTCATGGACGTCACCCGCCGCTACTACGAGCAGGACGACGAGACGGTCCTGCCGCGCAACGTCGCCACCATCGCGGCCTTCGAGAACGCGATGGCCCTGGACATCGCGATGGGCGGCTCCACCAACACGATCCTGCACCTGCTGGCGGCGGCCCAGGAGGCGGGCGTCCCCTTCGGCCTGGAGGAGATCAACGCGGTCTCGCGCCGCGTGCCGTGCCTCGCGAAGGTCGCCCCGAACGTCGCCAAGAACCGCACGTACTACATGGAGGACGTGCACCGCGCGGGCGGCATCCCGGCCCTGCTGGGGGAACTGCACCGGGCCGGCCTCCTGAACGAGGACGTGCACTCGGTCCACAGCCCCTCCCTCGCGGACTGGCTGAAGACATGGGACGTGCGCGGCGGCTCCCCGTCGCCGAAGGCGCTGGAACTGTGGCACGCGGCCCCGGGCTGCGTCCGCTCCGCCGAGGCCTTCTCGCAGTCCGAGCGCTGGGAGGCGCTGGACGAGGACGCGGCCGAGGGCTGCATCCGCTCCGCGGAGCACGCCTACTCGAAGGACGGCGGCCTGGCGGTCCTCAGGGGCAACCTGGCGGTCGACGGCTGCGTCGTGAAGACCGCCGGCGTCGACGAGTCGATCTGGACCTTCGAGGGCCCGGCGGTCGTCTGCGAGTCGCAGGAGGAGGCCGTCGAGAAGATCCTCAACAAGCAGGTGACCGACGGCGACGTGGTGGTCATCCGCTACGAGGGCCCCAAGGGCGGCCCCGGCATGCAGGAGATGCTCTACCCGACGTCCTTCCTCAAGGGCCGCGGCCTCGGCAAGACCTGCGCACTGATCACGGACGGCCGTTTCTCCGGCGGCACGTCGGGCCTGTCCATCGGCCACGCCTCCCCGGAGGCGGCGTCCGGCGGCACCATCGCGCTGGTCCAGGACGGCGACCGCATCCGCATCGACATCCCGAACCGCACGATCGAGCTTCTGGTCGACGACGCCGAACTCGCCCGTCGCGAGCAGGCGTTGGGCGGCGTGTACGCCCCGAAGAACCGCGAGCGCAAGGTGTCGGCGGCGCTGCGGGCCTACGCGGCGATGGCCACCAGCGCGGACAAGGGCGCGGTGCGGGACGTGTCGAAGCTGGGCTGA
- a CDS encoding SH3 domain-containing protein, whose product MSVDRAEEAAGAGEAIAAATVKTYQVAPGFRVNVRSGPGTNYTVVRVLPEGSRVPIYCQTPGTNVAGPYGTSNIWDNVSNGEYISDAYVLTGSDGYVASRCA is encoded by the coding sequence ATGTCTGTTGACCGCGCAGAAGAGGCGGCAGGGGCCGGCGAGGCGATCGCCGCGGCGACCGTGAAGACGTATCAGGTCGCACCGGGTTTCCGCGTCAATGTCCGCAGCGGCCCCGGCACCAACTACACCGTCGTCCGCGTGCTGCCCGAGGGCTCTCGTGTGCCGATCTACTGCCAGACGCCGGGGACGAACGTGGCCGGCCCGTACGGCACCTCGAACATCTGGGACAACGTCAGCAACGGCGAATACATCTCGGACGCGTACGTACTCACCGGCAGCGACGGCTACGTAGC
- a CDS encoding Ppx/GppA phosphatase family protein produces the protein MRLGVLDVGSNTVHLLVVDAHPGARPLPRHSHKAELRLAQLLDESGAIGPEGVDKLIAVVHECLQAAEDKGVEDVLPFATSAVREASNADDVLARVQAETGVELQVLTGAEEARLTFLAARRWFGWSVGKLLVLDIGGGSLEIAFGMDEEPDAAVSLPLGAGRLTNGWLPGDPPDPESIRALRRHVRAQIARTVGEFTRFGAPDHVVATSKTFKQLARIAGAARSTEGLYVQRDLKRESLEAWVPQLAGMSAAQRAELPGVSEGRAGQLLAGALVAEGAMDLFGVESLEICPWALREGVILRRLDHMGSA, from the coding sequence ATGAGACTCGGTGTCCTCGACGTGGGATCGAACACGGTGCATCTGCTGGTGGTGGATGCGCACCCGGGCGCGCGCCCCCTGCCCAGGCATTCGCACAAGGCGGAGCTGCGCCTTGCCCAACTCCTCGACGAGTCCGGAGCCATCGGCCCCGAAGGGGTCGACAAACTCATCGCCGTCGTCCACGAGTGCCTGCAGGCCGCCGAGGACAAGGGCGTCGAGGACGTACTGCCGTTCGCGACCTCCGCGGTGCGCGAGGCCAGCAACGCCGACGACGTCCTCGCGCGCGTGCAGGCCGAGACCGGCGTCGAGCTTCAGGTCCTCACCGGCGCCGAGGAGGCGCGGCTCACCTTCCTCGCCGCCCGCCGCTGGTTCGGCTGGTCCGTGGGCAAGCTGCTCGTCCTGGACATCGGAGGCGGTTCCCTGGAGATCGCCTTCGGCATGGACGAGGAGCCCGACGCGGCTGTCTCCCTGCCGCTCGGCGCCGGCCGCCTCACCAACGGCTGGCTCCCCGGCGATCCGCCCGATCCGGAGTCCATAAGGGCACTGCGCCGGCACGTACGCGCCCAGATCGCCCGCACGGTGGGCGAGTTCACCCGCTTCGGCGCCCCGGATCATGTCGTGGCCACGTCGAAGACGTTCAAGCAACTGGCGCGCATCGCCGGGGCGGCACGGTCCACGGAGGGCCTGTACGTCCAGCGCGACCTGAAGCGCGAGTCGCTGGAGGCCTGGGTCCCCCAGCTCGCGGGCATGTCGGCGGCCCAGCGGGCCGAACTCCCCGGGGTCTCGGAGGGCCGAGCGGGCCAGCTCCTCGCCGGCGCCCTGGTGGCCGAGGGCGCCATGGACCTGTTCGGTGTGGAGAGCCTGGAAATCTGCCCGTGGGCCCTGAGGGAGGGCGTGATCCTGCGCCGGCTGGATCACATGGGGTCGGCGTAG
- a CDS encoding TetR/AcrR family transcriptional regulator: MTEAPDPTARRRGRRTRTESAGTRDRILVVAREEFSERGYEKTSVRGIAKAAGVDSALVHHYFGTKEQVFEAAIEVAFAPALNAPEALADGPPAEVGERFTRFIFGIWENPTTRTPLLAIVRSAVNNEAAAAVFRRLIASQLLRRIAPQLDLPDAELRAELAAAQLVGCAMLRYVIKVEPLASADVEQIIARVAPVVHGHLTGP; the protein is encoded by the coding sequence GTGACCGAGGCGCCCGACCCGACAGCACGGCGCCGGGGACGTCGTACACGCACGGAGTCCGCCGGCACCCGTGACCGCATCCTGGTGGTCGCCCGCGAGGAGTTCTCCGAACGCGGATACGAGAAGACGTCGGTACGGGGCATCGCGAAGGCGGCCGGTGTGGACTCGGCGCTGGTGCACCACTACTTCGGCACCAAGGAGCAGGTCTTCGAGGCGGCGATCGAGGTCGCCTTCGCGCCCGCCCTGAACGCGCCGGAGGCACTCGCAGACGGCCCGCCGGCCGAGGTCGGAGAGCGGTTCACCCGCTTCATCTTCGGCATCTGGGAGAACCCCACCACCCGTACGCCCCTGCTGGCGATCGTGCGCTCCGCCGTGAACAACGAGGCCGCGGCCGCCGTCTTCCGCCGGCTGATCGCCTCCCAGCTGCTGCGCCGCATCGCCCCCCAGCTGGATCTGCCGGACGCGGAGCTGCGGGCCGAGCTGGCGGCCGCGCAACTCGTGGGATGCGCGATGCTGCGCTATGTGATCAAGGTTGAACCGCTGGCGTCGGCAGATGTCGAACAGATCATCGCGCGGGTGGCACCGGTGGTGCACGGGCATCTGACCGGGCCCTGA